From a region of the Haematobia irritans isolate KBUSLIRL chromosome 4, ASM5000362v1, whole genome shotgun sequence genome:
- the LOC142236722 gene encoding E3 ubiquitin-protein ligase RFWD3-like, which produces MDSLFFYDAYSSSNSGSEENYGLSFGPSSSSESLSSASRTHTDSDSSSDSDSDNSSNSESIASENRSADGSSGHGVSQNCTGISTVLPNENITASLNPRKEKARLNLKACMTNTEENDDGLTCSICLKSCKISGAHRLCSLKCGHLFGESCLRQRLKEATLGKSSHNSCPECKIRARLHHIRYIYAKRLSAVDRSEEIRVRELLNQERMKAQILEFELDSLRTSYVQRTQKIQSLESTNESLKQFLLRNDIPSTYNKHSSKGKDNTTSLKHKLTLDRNITIAKKASCRIMKYDDRRSKLIIAQKGFFPGYGLRILNAPTFETSNYLYTSQRMVCDISLSPGENQNLIAVASKERTSKLFDIHNFQSVTVFKPGKEPITSCAISSLVNENKIFLGSNHGSLYVYDIRNPGTCLMECKTKDNNNFPVVQIETVPECELFPRGGLLICKQSSLWFFENQKLNETEVQMTCLMSEDNLISISYNNSNRSLLVQAGTSDSQTRSRHILGYLSKSDNVPILQIDVIFYALTTNPVMVKSTQIQINSNILIAAYMQDPKLLVLYDKNSEQCIQSYPMPKLVYDLCPIYTNDCTYLATLHKSKCLLYKVAASS; this is translated from the exons ATGGATTCGCTTTTCTTTTATGATGCTTATTCCAGCAGCAATTCGGGAAGTGAGGAAAATTATGGCTTAAGTTTTGGGCCATCTTCATCGTCCGAATCATTGTCCAGTGCCAGCAGGACCCATACAGATTCAG ATTCTTCCAGTGACTCGGATTCTGATAATAGCAGCAATAGCGAATCCATAGCTTCCGAAAATAGAAGTGCAGATGGCTCATCAGGACATGGAGTGTCACAGAATTGCACGG GTATCAGTACCGTCTTGCCAAATGAAAATATAACAGCCTCTCTAAATCCACGGAAGGAAAAAGCCCGATTGAACCTAAAAGCTTGTATGACCAACACAGAAGAGAATGACGATGGGTTAACGTGTTCCATATGCCtgaaaagttgcaaaatttcAGGTGCACATAGACTATGCTCTTTAAAATGTGGTCACTTGTTTGGGGAATCATGCCTTCGTCAACGTCTAAAAGAGGCGACTTTGGGAAAATCTAGTCACAATTCTTGTCCTGAGTGCAAAATTAGGGCTCGGCTGCACCATATTCGCTATATATACGCAAAACGTCTGAGTGCAGTGGATCGAAGTGAAGAAATACGTGTAAGAGAATTGCTGAATCAAGAACGCATGAAAgctcaaattttagaatttgaATTGGACTCCTTAAGAACATCGTATGTTCAGAGGACGCAAAAAATTCAGTCTCTGGAATCTACTAATGAATCTCTAAAGCAGTTTCTCTTGAGAAATGATATACCCAGTACATATAACAAGCATTCGTCCAAAGGCAAAGATAACACAACATCCTTGAAACATAAATTAACTTTAGATAGAAATATTACCATAGCCAAGAAAGCCAGTTGCAGAATTATGAAATACGATGATCGACGCTCAAAGCTAATTATAGCACAAAAAGGATTCTTTCCTGGCTATGGTCTAAGAATTCTGAATGCACCCACCTTTGAGACTTCAAATTATTTGTATACCTCGCAAAGAATGGTATGCGATATTAGTCTATCGCCAGGAGAAAATCAAAATCTTATAGCCGTAGCTAGTAAGGAGAGAACATCAAAACTCTTCGatatacacaattttcaatCGGTAACAGTTTTTAAGCCTGGCAAAGAACCCATAACTTCATGTGCAATTTCGTCTTTAGTTaatgaaaataagattttcttagGATCTAATCATGGATCTCTATATGTTTATGACATACGAAATCCTGGAACTTGTTTGATGGAATGTAAAACGAAAGATAATAACAATTTTCCAGTAGTTCAGATAGAAACAGTGCCCGAATGTGAATTATTCCCTCGTGGAGGATTGCTTATTTGCAAACAATCCTCTTTGTGGTTTTTTGAAAACCAAAAACTAAATGAAACTGAAGTACAAATGACATGTTTGATGTCTGAGGataatttaatatcaattaGTTATAACAATAGCAATCGCAGTCTTCTAGTCCAAGCAGGTACCTCGGATAGTCAAACTAGATCTCGTCATATATTAGGTTATTTATCAAAATCCGATAATGTTCCCATTCTACAGATTGATGTTATTTTCTATGCTTTAACCACTAATCCGGTTATGGTAAAATCGActcaaatacaaataaattcaaatattttaatagcCGCCTATATGCAAGATCCAaaattacttgttttatatgataaaaattCTGAACAATGTATACAATCGTATCCAATGCCGAAGCTAGTTTATGATCTGTGTCCCATTTACACCAATGATTGTACCTATTTGGCTACATTACATAAATCGAAATGTTTACTATATAAAGTGGCTGCCTCAAGTTGA
- the Nrt gene encoding neurotactin has product MGEQEEKEIPQSESTTQAQDAPEVEPKETDKMLEKKDEKPAEDAKSKSSSKPTTPTATEKTDKSPTKTEANPEESTTKKDEIIDIPENNENAAKSNGGTDNDERKMSGEEREVKPKKIPIGGLKLPGFFVKSKPKGDGDGADGELLEKENKVEAAVEEKPVKKEEKPTKTIGERLRSFFVRKPAAEKQAKQQASNADADNKSEATAEAAAVDNNEADQTADAPPKKRGLLNAIKLPIANMVPKKKSDDDVELGMGKAGLASMETLDDSLKDQDCVDKATGKNGVDEVGKLKKTPSGEIKQANDEKSPDDGEEEPISFCQRLRSYRCSVDDALIALGILLFVLLIAVIGYVLSHEGKSSPPIRQGRYMDAVTSCGMVEGLKEDGAFAFRGIPYALPPVGEKRWRAAQVIDTIDDCWNGTLKAHNSSELCTQTLGNGTVVGDEDCLYLDVVTPHVRYDNPLPVIVMIGADSLTGPSPGILRPSARFSRSHDVIFVRPNFRLGAFGFLALDMLTKDTYPHTSGNYALTDIIAALNWIQLNIRHFGGDPKSVTLLGYRAGATLVSALITSKKAEGLYTRAWISSASAVLPGKPLADSERRNEELVQALDCKDVACLRTIEAEKIWDATPDTWLHFPADVPSLEENSTSHHEWLVLDGDILKEHPAESWKKEHVGNPKLVMGTTAHESHTDKLRKRYVNWTAEEIRSFLESSKIGALNLTDEAIQRYNATNYKALVSLITDIRTICPLLINARLQPSVPFYVVSQGEGEDQLATVDADVQAILGRYEPHTVEQRRFVSSMQQLFYYYVSHGTVPQYDPRRRVLDVGQDPLSQEDHANCNFWISNDIVPRYARVD; this is encoded by the exons atgggtGAACAAGAGGAAAAAGAGATTCCCCAAAGTGAAAGTACAACACAAGCTCAAGATGCCCCAGAAGTTGAGCCCAAAGAAACCGATAAAATGCTAGAGAAAAAGGACGAAAAACCAGCCGAGGATGCTAAAAGTAAATCGAGCTCAAAGCCTACAACTCCCACCGCAACGGAGAAAACGGATAAAAGCCCCACAAAAACAGAAGCCAACCCAGAGGAGTCGACCACAAAGAAAGATGAAATTATTGATATACCAGAGAATAATGAGAATGCCGCCAAATCGAATGGCGGTACTGATAATGACGAACGTAAAATGTCCGGTGAAGAACGTGAGGTTAAGCCAAAAAAGATACCGATTGGTGGTCTAAAATTACCCGGATTCTTTGTCAAATCTAAGCCCAAAGGCGATGGTGATGGAGCCGATGGTGAACTTTTGGAAAAGGAAAATAAAGTAGAAGCGGCTGTTGAGGAAAAACCAGTCAAAAAAGAAGAGAAACCCACAAAGACTATTGGTGAACGTTTGCGTAGCTTTTTTGTTAGAAAGCCAGCAGCAGAAAAACAAGCCAAACAGCAGGCCTCCAATGCTGATGCAGATAATAAAAGTG AAGCAACTGCCGAAGCTGCCGCTGTCGATAACAATGAAGCCGATCAAACCGCTGATGCTCCTCCCAAAAAGCGTGGTCTTTTGAATGCCATTAAACTGCCCATAGCCAATATGGTGCCAAAGAAAAAATCCGATGATGATGTAGAACTCGGTATGGGAAAGGCAGGCCTTGCCTCAATGGAGACTTTAGATGATTCACTTAAAGATCAAGATTGTGTCGATAAGGCAACCGGCAAAAATGGTGTCGATGAAGttggaaaattaaagaaaactccCAGTGGTGAAATCAAACAAGCCAATGATGAAAAATCTCCCGATGATGGTGAAGAAGAACCCATATCATTTTGCCAACGTTTGCGCTCGTATAGATGTTCCGTAGATGATGCCCTTATAGCTTTGGGTATCCTTCTGTTTGTACTACTGATTGCCGTTATTGGCTATGTCCTCTCGCATGAGGGTAAAAGCTCTCCACCAATACGCCAAGGACGTTATATGGATGCTGTGACCAGTTGTGGCATGGTTGAGGGTTTGAAAGAAGATGGTGCCTTTGCCTTCCGTGGCATACCTTATGCTCTACCGCCAGTTGGGGAGAAACGTTGGCGGGCCGCCCAAGTAATTGATACCATCGATGATTGTTGGAATGGAACTCTGAAGGCTCATAACTCCAGTGAGCTTTGCACCCAAACTCTTGGCAATGGCACAGTGGTGGGAGATGAAGATTGTTTGTATTTGGATGTTGTTACCCCTCATGTTCGCTACGATAATCCCTTGCCTGTCATAGTGATGATTGGTGCTGATAGTTTAACTGGCCCATCACCGGGAATTCTGCGACCTTCTGCTCGTTTCTCCCGGTCACATGATGTTATATTTGTACGGCCTAATTTCCGTTTGGGGGCATTTGGCTTCTTGGCTTTAGATATGCTGACCAAAGACACCTATCCCCATACATCCGGAAATTATGCCCTAACCGACATCATAGCTGCCTTGAATTGGATTCAACTGAATATTCGTCACTTTGGAGGTGATCCAAAATCAGTCACATTGTTGGGATACCGTGCTGGTGCAACATTGGTCTCAGCCCTTATTACATCGAAGAAAGCTGAAGGACTCTACACTCGCGCTTGGATTTCTTCTGCCTCAGCAGTATTACCTGGTAAACCATTGGCCGATTCGGAGAGACGCAATGAAGAATTGGTGCAGGCCTTGGATTGCAAGGATGTAGCCTGTTTGCGTACAATCGAAGCTGAAAAAATTTGGGATGCCACACCCGATACTTGGTTACACTTCCCCGCTGATGTTCCCAGTCTGGAGGAGAATAGTACATCACATCATGAATGGTTGGTTTTGGATGGTGACATTTTGAAGGAACATCCAGCCGAGTCATGGAAGAAAGAACATGTGGGTAATCCAAAATTGGTAATGGGAACCACTGCCCATGAATCACACACTGATAAATTGCGTAAACGCTATGTCAACTGGACGGCTGAGGAAATACGTTCGTTCTTGGAATCCTCGAAAATTGGTGCTCTTAATTTAACCGATGAGGCTATACAGCGTTACAATGCCACCAATTACAAAGCCTTAGTATCATTGATCACCGATATTCGCACCATATGCCCACTGCTTATCAATGCCCGTCTACAACCATCGGTGCCATTCTATGTTGTCAGCCAGGGTGAGGGTGAAGATCAATTGGCCACCGTTGATGCCGATGTCCAGGCTATTCTGGGCCGTTATGAACCCCATACAGTGGAGCAAAGGCGATTTGTGTCGTCCATGCAGCAACTCTTCTACTACTATGTCTCCCACGGAACTGTCCCACAATACGATCCCCGTCGACGGGTATTGGATGTCGGTCAAGATCCCCTTTCACAAGAAGATCATGCCAATTGCAATTTCTGGATAAGTAATGATATTGTACCGCGTTATGCTCGTGTCGATTAA